One Cryobacterium psychrophilum DNA segment encodes these proteins:
- a CDS encoding iron ABC transporter substrate-binding protein, with amino-acid sequence MRLSIPLAAFAAGMTALALVGCSTTAEIDSSGSEADGSVTLYSGRDETLVQPLIDLFEEQSGISVEVRYGNTAELGALLLEEGDRTPAQVFLSQDAGALGALSNAGLFATLPAETTDAVPAGFTSTDDTWVGVTGRARVIAYDQQQLSAEEVPASVDSFTEPEWSGRVGIAPTNASFQAFVTAYRVLNGEDAADKWVADLAANKPQIFDNNRAILAAVNEGVVDVGLINHYYWFAQAAETGAENMRAQLSYPEAGDAGSIVNVTGAGVLTGAATDADALALVDFLVSAEAQQYFVDETFEYPLRPGVDAPAGLPALDSLVNPDLDLADLESLAETQSLLGKHGLI; translated from the coding sequence ATGCGCCTATCGATTCCGCTCGCCGCTTTTGCCGCAGGCATGACAGCCCTTGCCCTTGTTGGCTGCTCCACGACTGCCGAGATTGACAGCAGCGGCTCGGAAGCCGATGGCTCCGTCACGCTCTACTCCGGCCGCGATGAGACGCTCGTGCAACCGCTCATCGATCTCTTCGAAGAGCAGAGCGGCATCTCGGTCGAGGTGCGGTACGGCAACACGGCCGAGCTCGGCGCGCTGCTGCTGGAAGAGGGCGACCGCACCCCCGCCCAGGTCTTCCTCTCCCAGGACGCCGGAGCGCTCGGCGCCCTGAGCAACGCCGGGCTCTTCGCCACGCTCCCGGCCGAAACAACGGATGCCGTTCCGGCCGGGTTCACCTCCACCGACGACACGTGGGTGGGCGTCACCGGTCGTGCCCGCGTCATCGCCTACGACCAGCAGCAGCTGAGCGCCGAGGAGGTGCCGGCATCGGTCGACTCCTTCACCGAGCCGGAGTGGTCGGGTCGCGTCGGCATCGCGCCCACGAACGCGAGCTTCCAGGCCTTCGTCACGGCGTACCGCGTGCTGAACGGCGAAGACGCTGCCGATAAATGGGTGGCGGATCTCGCCGCGAACAAGCCGCAAATCTTCGACAACAACCGGGCCATCCTCGCCGCCGTCAACGAGGGCGTCGTCGACGTTGGCCTGATCAACCACTACTACTGGTTCGCCCAGGCGGCCGAGACCGGCGCCGAGAACATGCGCGCCCAACTCTCCTACCCCGAGGCCGGTGACGCCGGGTCGATCGTGAACGTCACGGGCGCCGGCGTGCTCACGGGCGCCGCAACGGACGCCGACGCTCTCGCGCTCGTCGACTTCCTCGTTTCGGCCGAGGCGCAGCAGTACTTCGTGGACGAGACCTTCGAATACCCGCTCCGTCCGGGCGTCGACGCCCCGGCCGGCCTGCCGGCCCTCGACTCGCTCGTGAACCCCGACCTCGACCTCGCCGACCTGGAATCGCTCGCCGAGACCCAGTCGCTGCTTGGCAAGCACGGCCTCATCTAA